In Fusobacterium sp. DD2, the genomic stretch CTATAAATTCATTTAATCTTCTTACTATTGTTTTAAATCTTTTAGGGTACTCCTTATAAAGATATCCTCTAAACATAATATTATCAATAAAGATTATCCCATCCTTATTTAGAAGTTTATATGAGTCTTCAAAGAACTCTTTATAATGACCTTTAGATGCATCTATAAATACAAAGTCAAAGTTCTCTTCTATTTTAGAAATCTCTTCAACTGCATCTCCCTTTATTGAGATAATATTATCAAGTCTAGATTTTTTTATATTTTCCTGAGCAGTGTTGTATCTTTCATCATCTATCTCAATAGTGTATAGTTTTCCGCCCTTTTCTTTTACCTCTTGAGCCATAATTATTCCTGAATAACCAATTGCTGTCCCAACTTCTAATATGTTTTTGATGTTTTTATCTCTTACTAAAAACTTCAGATACTCTGCTACCTCTTTTGTAACTATAGGGACATTATGCTTTCTGGCATACTCCTCCATAGCTAAAATAAGAGGATCAGTTTCTTTTATTTTACCTACTATATATTCATTTGC encodes the following:
- a CDS encoding O-methyltransferase is translated as MLEELKEANEYIVGKIKETDPLILAMEEYARKHNVPIVTKEVAEYLKFLVRDKNIKNILEVGTAIGYSGIIMAQEVKEKGGKLYTIEIDDERYNTAQENIKKSRLDNIISIKGDAVEEISKIEENFDFVFIDASKGHYKEFFEDSYKLLNKDGIIFIDNIMFRGYLYKEYPKRFKTIVRRLNEFIDYLYSKEKDEFVLLPFGDGVGLYRRKK